In the Bacillota bacterium genome, ACTTCCCACGTCCCCCATGTGTTGCCGGTGTGACAGCAGGCGGCGGCGGCACTCCAAGCGCGGGGCCACGCCTGAACCCAGGGCTGCCCCCTGGCCGACTACCTGCTGCAGACCGCATTCCCGGCCCCACTGACGCCGCGGGTGAGCCCGCAGACCTAGCACCGAGCGGGTACCCAGATCCGGAAGGCCTGGAAGGGTAAGCCGGGCTCGCCGGGCGCGTGTAGGCCCCGGGAGCGCCGGGCTTCCCCTGGCCCGCTGGAGCCGGACGCCCCTGACCAGCCGGGCTGGGACGGTACGCACCCGCCGGCCGCGCCGGGATAAACGGATATGATGGATCGAGTGGCCGCTGGACCTGGCCTGGTGCGGGCCGTCCTTCTCTCGGTCGCGAAGGCGCCTGATCCCGCCTCGGGCCCGGAGTTCCCCCTGGCCTCTCCGCCTGCCTAGGGAACGTCTGGCTCGCCGCCGGACGCGCCTTAGCGGGCCGGGCCTGGTGAGCAGTGGGCTCTGGCGGTTGCGGCCTTTCAGGGACCGCATGATCGGAGACCCGCGGGTGGACCTGAGCCTGTGACGGCTGAGCGGCCGGAGCCGGAGGCGCAACAGCGGGCGTCTGTGGTGCCGCCGGAGCAGCCACCTGTTTCTGCGCATCAGGGCCATACTTGCGCATCACATAGCGTGCGGCGTTTTCGTCGATCGCGCTCATGTGGTTCTTGGCCTTGACCCCCAGCTCATTCAGGAGGCTTACCAGATCCTTGCTTGGCATGTTCAGGTCCTTGGCCAATTCGAAAACTCTCACTTTTGCCATTGATCTTCACCCCCGCGACCCGAAAGAGGCCGTAGAACTTCGCGGTGCTTCAGAAGACCTGAAGCAAAACTCTCGTCCGTGACCGCCGCGATAGCGACCGGTCTGGGTGAACCGAGGGCGCGCCCCAGGCTCTCCCTGTCAGAGACTCTGATGATCTCGAGGAATCGGCGGCCCGCAAGCCGCTGGAACCTGGACGTGGTACGTTCCGATGCGTCCCCTGCGACCACCAGGAGCTTGGCGCGTCCGGACTCCACCGCCCTTGCGACGGACGCGCTGCCCACCGCGAGCGCTCCGGCCTTCTCTGCGAGGCCCAGGAATCCGAGACAATCGAAGCCAACCAGCTATTCATCAACTCCCGTAATCTGCGACTCGAGCGCCTTGAGCACGCTCGGAGCAACCTCCGCGTCGAGCGCTCTCGCGAGCCTGTTACCTTTCGTCGCCCGAGCGAGACAGTCCGGACTGGGGCACACGTAAGCCCCTCGCCCGGATTTCTTCCCCGTCGGATCCACGACGACTTCGCCCTCGGGCGTCCTCACAATGCGCACGAGTTCCTTCTTCGCACAAACCTTCCCGCAGCCGACACAGGTCCGTTGCGGGACCTTTCTGGGCTTCGGCACGCCTGGGATCACACCCCTAGAAGTCGATTTCGAACTTGGGTATGCCGCCCAAGCCTATTTGCGACTCAGGTCTTATGTCTATTTTCCAACCCGTGATCTTCGCGGCAAGCCGGGCGTTCTGGCCCTCCCTGCCGATAGCGAGCGACAGCTGGTGGTCGGGCACTATCACCTGTGCCACCTTGGTAATGAAGTCTGGTCGCACGCCCACCGCCTTCGCGGGGCTCAAGGCATTCGCAACGAACTGGGAGTAGTCCTCGCTCCAAGGGATTACG is a window encoding:
- a CDS encoding ribosomal L7Ae/L30e/S12e/Gadd45 family protein — encoded protein: MGLAEKAGALAVGSASVARAVESGRAKLLVVAGDASERTTSRFQRLAGRRFLEIIRVSDRESLGRALGSPRPVAIAAVTDESFASGLLKHREVLRPLSGRGGEDQWQK
- a CDS encoding YlxR family protein, with protein sequence MPKPRKVPQRTCVGCGKVCAKKELVRIVRTPEGEVVVDPTGKKSGRGAYVCPSPDCLARATKGNRLARALDAEVAPSVLKALESQITGVDE